The genome window CGTGACAGCGCGCATGCGTGCGCTATCGTCGCACGCATGCGCGACCTACGACGAACGCAGCACCACCAGACCGCGAGGCTGACGCTGCGGCTCCCCGACCGGCTGGCCGCCCGCCTGGTCGCTGCGGCGCAAGCTGAGGACCGCACCATCAGCGAGTACGTGCGTGAGCTGCTGCGCCGTGAGCTGCTTTCGCCGCCGGCGGGCCGATGACGCGGCTCGACGATGTTGAGCGGTT of Deltaproteobacteria bacterium contains these proteins:
- a CDS encoding ribbon-helix-helix protein, CopG family, with amino-acid sequence MRDLRRTQHHQTARLTLRLPDRLAARLVAAAQAEDRTISEYVRELLRRELLSPPAGR